The Orcinus orca chromosome 1, mOrcOrc1.1, whole genome shotgun sequence DNA window CTAGTCAAGGGAGGATTTGGTAGAAGAACACGCTAGTAAAGGACTGACTGAAAATGTAGGAATAGCAAGGTTTTGAGAAGGCAGGAAAGGTTGGAATCAAGAGCAAAAGTCCTGTGGGGTgaaacttggaaaagaagaaaagcagtcaGGAGAGGTCTGAAAGGAGGTGTGATGAATCATAGATTTTTTTAGTAAAAAGTGAgggaaatggaatattactcagccataaaaagaaacgaaattgagctatttgtaatgaggtggatagacctagagtctgtcatacagagtgaagtaagtcagaaagagaaagacaaataccgtatgctaacacatatatatggaatttaagaggaaaaaaatgtcatgaagaacctaggggtaagacaggaataaagacacagacctactggaggatggacttgaggatatggggagggggaagggtgagctgtgacaaagcgagagagaggcatggacatatatacactaccgaacgtacggtagatagctggtgggaagcagccgcatagcacagggagatcagctcggtgctttgtgaccgcctggaggggtgggatagggagggtgggagggagggagacgcaagagggaagagatatgggaacatatgtatatgtataactgattcactttgttataaagcagaaaactaacacaccattgtaaagcaattataccccaataaagatgttaaaaaaaaaaaaagtgagggagtTGCTTTTCTTACTCAATTAAAGGCAGTTACCTGCTGAGTAGATAAAGGATTCAATGCTTAAGAAGCTGGGAAAGGAAAGGGTAAGAGAGGTGGTTGGGCTAGAATCTTAAACGTGGCGTCATGAGACAGAGTTCAAGTCTCAGATGTGTTACCGTGGGCTGGCCTCCAAACTTGAGACTTTTCTCAGAGAGTTGTTAAAAGATTAAGTAAGATAATAAACATGTAAATTATAAAGCACTTCTTAAACAAGAGAAGCTTGGAACATCTACCATGGGAAATATGATAGAGCATAAATAAGAGATGAAGCAAAGCATGACCAGGCATCAGGGAGGGCTGAGATGGAGTTCAGAGCAAGAATATATAGCAAACCCAAGTCTGCACAGTTTTTGTGACTCACCCCAGCATACTGGAGAGGAGAAAGCAGATTCTGAGCCAGTAGGTATGGAGAAGGACAAGAAGCTGAAGAAATCTAGGTAAGGACTATTTTAAGACCTTTGTAGACATGCATACTTTGGGAAATAAcatgtaatttacatataaaagtGGCATTTGACTCACTGACATGTTATATTTTGGATATGGCCaaacatttcaatttttattttacagtttcttttcatATTTCAGAGTCAagtttttgttcgtttgtttcaGATTCCATATTTCTTAAAGCTTAGGCTGCAGGCTCTGTGTCTACAGCACGAAATGGATAATGAAGACATCAATGAGACAGTTGCCCATTGGGTCCAAATCAAGTAGGGAAAGTCATTAACAAAGCAAGCAGTGAGACAGATAATCAGACATCCTACACGGGCTTAAGATAAGGAGAACAAGTGGAGGGTAAGGAGCCAGAGTGTTACCATTTCTGTAATTCTAGAGATACAGGTCCTAGAGCCCAGGTGTTGCAAATCCCCCATAAGGCCAAATCAGGAGACTCCTCATAAGGACACtataagaagacaaagaaactgtGAAGGAAAGAGTGCCTGGTGTGTTCATCTTCCCATTAGTTTGTGAGCCCACAAAGGACTTATCCCTCTTTGACATCTTCCACTATCCCACTGTGACCGGTCACGGGCCGCCCCTGATTGATAAAAACAGCGGACAAACTTGCCCTGCTTCTCTTACACAAACTGTAGAATTCTGGACGAAAAACAACCCCTTAGTCATCTGCACCTCTGGCCCCGACGGACGAAACAACGGCTTCTCCAGCCCCAGGGAATCTGGAGTCGAGCTCCCGGGCGCTGGCCGAACGAAGGCAACGCTAGACCTGGGTCCAACGGTCTCCCTGACGCGTCCTCAGAACCAGTCTGGCCCGGAAAATGCCAGGAGCCGGCAAGCCACTTCTAGAAGCTCTGGTACCAGCACGCTAGGCCTCGAGGACTCCTTAACTAAAATAAGCTGGGAGGCCCAGAGGGGAACTCGCAGGCTCTCAGCCGCGCCGAGGAAAAAACGCCAGTCGCGGGGCCCGAGGGCTCGGGATCCAGGAAATCTCCTCCTGCTTCAACTCCCAGCAAGCCCTAGGGCAGAGCTCGGGACCACCTGACAGCGCCACCCACCAATGAGAGGGCGCAGGCTGGGTTGGTGGGACCAATCCGAGGGCGCAAAGGAAGCCGTACCCATGGCACATCAGCGCGGCTTTTTAAGTGGTACTCTAGCCTCTCTGGTCGCCACAGCCGTAGAGAGGGAGACAGTCGCCGTGAAATGGTGAAGCTGGCTATACTATGCCGCTCACTCCCAGCTTTACTCTTTTTCTCCTCCGAGCCCCAAGCCCTCAGGCCGCCCCGCCTCCCGCCCTTAGTTTGATCCCGCCCCTCCCCGGAGAGGACAGGCGAAGATGTGCAATTTCCAAAGCTTATTGGATGCAGATGGTGTTACTCTGGAGGGTGGCGGGGCCTGCAGCGGCAAGGGCCGCCCCTCTCGGACGGTGATTGGGCTCGCCTGAGTAGCCCCGGGCTGGGATTGGTGCGAGGAGGGGCCAGGGTCGTCGGGCAACTTGGACCTAGGGGTGGGGAGGCGGTGGCAACCGAGGAGCCGGTGGGGTCTCGTAGGTCCCTCGTCCGCCGCGTGCCTTCCGCGGAGGGCCCAGtcgagggaaggagtgggaggcGCCCCTACCTCATCACGCGGGGGCGGGCGCGGGACCAGTGGGGCGGGCGGTGGGAGGGGGCTGGTAGTGGAGGGTGATGGAGGTGCAGGGGTTCAGGAGTCGACAGAAGGACTAGCTGGAGACCTAAATCTGTAAGCGCTTCCGGGGAGGAGGACTTGGGGAGACAGAGGAGGGCGTGGGCGTGTCTGGTATGGGATGCCTTGCAAAGGAGGGGGCCTTGCTGAGATCTGTGGGTGGTTCCTTTGAGgaatccttttcttcctttttgcccTTTGATTTGCCAAAGGGAGAGTCCCCGTGGTCTCTGTTCAAGTTTTGGAAACTTTCTCTTTGGGTGGGCCTAATCACATACTACTTCATTATAGAACTGCCCAGGGCCTTTTCTGATACTGAGCACAAACGTAGGGAATATGGCAGAAAAAAGGAAGCCTCTGCTGGGCTTCGTGAGCGAACTCCCCAGTGGGACCACACCTGGAAACTCAGGCAAGACTCGCTGCCCTTTGTGCATGGGGCTTTTCAAAGCCCCCAGGCTCTTGCCTTGTTTGCACACAGTTTGCACCACCTGTCTGGAGCAGCTGGAACCCTTCTCGGTAGTGGACATCCGAGGGGGAGACTCTGACACAAGCTCTGAGGGGTCAGTATTCCAGGAACTCAAGCCACGCACTCTGCAGCCGCAAATTGGCATCCTCTGTCCGGTATGTGATGCTCAGGTGGACCTGCCCATGGGTGGAGTGAAGGCTTTAACCATAGACCACCTGGCCATGAATGATGTGATGCTGGAGAGTCTGCGTGGGGAAGGCCAGGGCCTGGTGTGTGACCTGTGCAGCGACAGGGAAGTGGAGAAGAGGTGTCAGACCTGCAAAGCCAATCTCTGCCACTTCTGCTGCCAGACTCATAGGTAAAGATGGGATACCCCACCTGGTGTGGCTTAAGAACGGAGTACAAAGAGGTGTCAAGACAGAGAAATAACCTTGGTGAGCAGATGGCAAGGAAAGCTTGAATTCCATGGAAGGTCAGAGAGCAATATACAGTGTGATTACAGATATTCCAGAACAGTAATTAACTCCTGCAGCCTTTATATAATACCCATGATAATTATAGCATCAAAGGTTTGCAGAGTCCttttcagtttacaaagcacATTTACACTTTCCTTGGATCGCCAATCATTTGTATAGTGAATAATTGCACTGGGTGCTAGAGAAAGTGAATGAGTATAATGACaaagcccctgccctcgatcTCATTGGATCCTTGCAACTCATAGAAAAGCAGGCAATGTTTTCATCCCTATTTATtatttgaggaaactgaagctcagtagCATGTGATTTGCCAAGGTTCCATAGCTGGTAAGTAGTGTCTAACAGAACTGAATTTAAAATCCAGATCTTCTGACTGCCTTCTATGCTCTTGCTACTAATCTCTGCTGCCTTCCCAGTATAAGGTGCTGATTAGTGGGGCACAACCTCAGCCTTTGCCTTGTACCCTAGTGTTACTCTGGAACTTGGTGAGGTGGGCTGGTAGGTGCGTATTGGGGTGTAGATTATGTCTTTTAGGGTGTGTGGTGAACAGTTTGTCCCCTTCAGACCCCCTTCCCCCATTCCAGAACATCACAGTGTAAGATGGCCAAGGTTTTAGGATTAGCCTACCGTGGTTTTTAAGTTCTGCCTTCCATGTGTTTTCTGGCCTCACCAACAGAACAAGTTAGTAGTCTTCGgtctttctatttttaacttgTATTTGGACTCCTTTGCTGCCAGCTAAACAGCTGGCCCTATTTTGTCGACAACCACTCTTCTGGTGCCGGAATAGGCATGTAAGCTTGATGTTGCTATAATGCTAACGGGGAAAATCTGAACAGTTACCATGGTTTCTAGGGATTTCCCTGAATCTCTAGAGGGCTACAGAAAAGGGGAATTAGAGGCTTGATTTTACTGACCACTGACCACTCTCTCTAATAATGTTGATGACTCTTGTTGAGGAAAATTCTAGCTTGCTGCTTTGGGTGATGTAGGCGCTAGTCAAAGGAAATGCTTTACCGGAGTGTTAGGTGGAAGCTGAGGGAGACTGTCCTGGCCAGCCGGCTGCTTTTTAATTGCCTGAGGCTCATTTTGTGCCATCTGGCACAGGTCTGGTCTCTTGCTGCTGGGTCTCCACTGTGCTCTCCCCTCTAGCTTGCTGCAGGAGTAGGCTGAGGGTCTTGCCTAAACTTGACAAATTCTTTGGGGAAAGTTCCAGGATGTAGCCTTAGCATTGCAACCTCTGGCAAAGTCAGGTGCCCAGTCAGAGAGCCCTAGCCTACTGTCATTTAATCCTATACAACAGCCCTTTCAGGTAGGTATTATCCCCACGGTACAGAAGAGGAACTGGAATCCTAGAGGGTCATGTGGTTAGTAAGAGGTTAGAATGAGGAACCGAACCCAGATTTGCTGGACTTCAGAGCCCGTGCTCTTAAAACTGCCGGACTGTTTCCCAAGTAGAGTTGTCCCCTCATTTCCCGTCCCCGACTCTGTTTGCCCCTAGGCAGCAGAAGAAGACGACTTACCACACCATGGTGGACCTGAAAGACTTGAAAGGCTACAGCCAGATTGGGAAACCCATTCTGTGTCCCGCTCACCCTGCGGAGGAGCTGAGGCTGTTCTGTGAGCTCTGCGACCAGCCCGTGTGCCGGGAATGCATGGTGGGGGTGCACCGGGAGCACCCCTGCGACCTCGCCAGCAACGTTGTCCACAAGCACGGGGACTCTGTGCGGGAGCTCCTCAAAGGCACCCAGCCCCACGTGGAGGCCCTGGAGAAGGCGCTGGCACAGATCAAAGGGACCAACAGCGCCCTGCAGGAACGGGTGGAGGCCGTGGCCGCCGACGTCCGCAGCTTCTCCGAGGGCTACATCAAGGCCATCGAGGAGCATCGGGACAAGCTGCTGAAGCAGCTGGAAGCCATCCGGATCCAGAAGGAGAACTCCCTGCAGCTGCAGAAGGCACAGCTGGAGCAGCTGCTGGCAGACATGCGGACCGGAGTGGAGTTCACCGAGCACTTGCTGACCAGTGGCTCCGACCTGGAGATCCTCATCACCAAAGGGGTGGTCCTGGAACGGCTCACAAAGCTGAACAAAGTGGCATACAGTGCCCGTCCTGGAGTGAACGAGAAGATCACCTTCTCTCCTAAGGAGAAAGCAGGCCTGTGCCGTGGCTATGAAGTTTATGGGGCCATCAATACCAAAGAGGTCGATCCAGCCAAATGTGTCCTTCAAGGGGAAGGTAGGAAGGCATTTCCCATTGGCATTGAGAGGACAGTGGACAGGACATGGTGTTAAAGACATGTGGCTTTTTCAGCCATGGCCTTCATTTAGCTAGAGAGAGAGACATATGGATCCGATGGACGGTGACCCCACccttgtccttttctttctgatttgttcTGGTCAGGGTACAGTTAAGATCCCTACAGGGGTGAAGCTTGACCCTTTTCCAGTGGAGAAAAGTAGTAACTACCAAGGAACTCAAGGATCATGCTGTTTCTCTCAGATGACAGGACAGAGGCAGTGCCCATAGGAGATAACAGCACAGGCCTCAGGGCAGGGCAGAATCCTGCCTGTTCAGAGAGGATGGCTTGGACCAAGTTCTGAAGAGAGTTTCTGAGGAGTGAGGATGACAGGATTATGGTTTGCTTTCTTCTATGCCCTTTTTGGTTCATGTAAGCCACGTGTTGGCATTTGAAGGAAAACGGTAGGCATTTCAGTCAGTAGAGGGGAAAAACAATTTCTTTTGACCACATTGATCAAACATATATTTCACAGATCAGTCCTCACAGGAAGACTCTACTGTAGAGTCATCCTAACTGGCACAGGAATTCTTACCTGTTCGGGGGTCACAGATCCCTTTGAGAATGATCTCTCCCCAAGAAACACCCATTAATTTGGGCATACAATTTCAGGAGATTCTTAGACCCTTCATAAGGCCTCACAGTAGTTCACGAACCCCAGGTTAAGAAGCCTGTTTCATCTGACTTCCGGACCAGAGGCTGTAGCTATTGAATATGCCCCCAACACCATGGCACAGCTACCACGCTGTGGAGGACTTCACAGCATGAAGAGTCCCAGGTGGTCACCCTGTACCCCCTGCCTCTTCCAGCAGGATCTGCAGCTCAGAGAGGGTAGTTTGGGGTTACCAGCCTCTCTCACGGTGTCCAGAGGTTTTTTTCTCTGAATACATACCTCAAACCTGAGTATTTTCAAAGCTTCCTTAAGGCTGAAATTAAGGTCCAGGATCCTATATGATCCAAGAGCAGCTGCTGGCTGAGACAGAAGCAGGCTCACCGGGAGCGACTCCCAAGAGGTATGcctgggagaaaagaaagggaggaaactgGAAACACAACCTTTTGTTCTAAAGAGAAAAGGCAAGATGGTGTCTGATCTGGGGATACAGTCACCGCAGTTGGCCTTTGAGGTGAGGATGGagtgtttatcttccgcagatctCCACAGAGCCCGCGAGAAACAGACAGTCTCTTTCACCGTCATTTGTAAGGATGCAGCAGGAGAGAGCAtgggcaggggaggagagaaCATTCAAGTCGCAGTAGTCCCTAAAGATAAGAAAGACAGGTTTGTATTATACACTCAGGCGTCACAGGTAATGAGCGGTGATGCGACTGGAAACCCGAGGTCCTTTGCAGTAGTGGGGCTGTAACTGCAGTAGTTCCAGCCTACCTCCCCATGATGCCATTGAAAAGTGCAATAGGACCAAGTGGACCAGATGTGTTTCCTTGTGTGGGTTTTAGGCCTGTATTCAATTCTCTCCCAAAGGTCTGATCTGCCCCTCAGACTGTCTTCATCCCAAGCTTCAAATAGACTGAAAAATATTCCGTGTTAGACTGAATGGCGCCCTTCTCAAAATTCAGCCTCACTTTGCTACTAAACTGTTCTGGGAGCAAAGTTATACGTCTCTGGAattagaggagggaggagggaggacgaAGGGCAGGAGGGTACAACAGAAGCTGAGGGGAGAGAACACAGTGACGCTTTCAGGGAATTCGTCAGAACATCAGATTAAATCAGCATTTATGTTGCTTACCTTCTGTTGTAAAATTAATTTCCGAGACAAGTAGAAGATACATCCCGCTTGGGGgacatttaaaattaatactGGATTTATGGTGTAGAGCAGGGGTCTGCAGCCccgttaggaaccgggccgcacagcaggaggtgagcggcgggtgagcaagtgaagcttcatctgctgctccccatcgctcgcattaccgcccgAACCAtccccccatccgtggaaaaattgtcttccacgaaaccagtccctggtgccaaaaaggttggggaccgctggtgtAGAGTTTATATCCTAAAATAGTGGGCAACTGAAGCAGGCTTGTGAGAATGAGTGATATTTTTGAACTCTTACCTCCATCCAGTCCAGTCAAAACGATGGTCCACGATAACAAGGATGGGACATACTACGTTTCCTATACCCCCAAGGAACCTGGCATCTATACTGTGTTCGTCTGTGTCAAGGAACAACACGTGCAGGTGAGTGAGACCTTACCTGTGCTTCCCTGACCTCCTTTCACCCTGGCCCCCCTGGGTTTTGTCATCTTAGGATGTGGAGACATTTCTCACAGGATCAGCTGTATAGAGGCCTTGAACAGgattctcttctttcttatttcatcTCACTTTAGAAATGGCCCAGATTTTGCAGCTCTTATTCTTACGAGAGGATGCTGGTGACGATTAAGAACTCTCTATCCCTACTTTACCTCCTGGCAATTGTGCTTGTATTTTATCATTCTCCCAGTTTGTTGGAATTCTTAATTTGGGAAAGATGCCTTGATCAGAGGGGCCAATCTACCAGCGGACAAGCATACACACGTTCGAGCAATATCATCTAGCTCAGGATATTCCAGCTTTTTCAGACTATGACCAGACATGGACTTACTGGAACACCATTGGGAGAGTCATGCCCTCTCTTCTTGACTGACCAGTCATCTCTCTGCCTAACCATCTGCCCAGATAATTCTCTACTCTGTTTATACATATATGCTTGTCTGTTACCTCCACAGATACATGTAACACGTTCTGGTGTAGagattatgaatttttaaaaattgggtaatACTCAACACGTCCAGCAGAATCTCTGCTGACATTCGAGCTGTCAGAGGTTTCCCCCAACCAGAAATCAACACTGACAAGGACAATAAAACACCATAGAGCATCATGATTGTTAGGCTTGTGGTCTGTGCCACAGGAAGACTCATATTCAATAGCCACTTGCTGCTTTTGCCTAATTACAGGATGTCAGACGGGttaggtgtttttttaaaatttattaattatttatttgtaaatttatttattttatctatttattttggctgcattgggtcctcattgctccgcacagtctttctctagttgtggtgagtggggctactcctcattgtggtacgcgggcctcttatcgcagtggcttctcccattgcagagcacgggctctaggcacacgggctttgatagccgtggcacgcaggctcagtagttgtggcgcgcggactcagtagttgcggcacatgggcccagccgctgcgcggcatgtgagatcctcccggaccagggctcgaacccgtgtcccctgcattggcaggtaggctcccaaccactgcaccaccagggaagcctgggttaGGTGTTTTTACAAACATTATTTCACTTTTCCTCCAAATCACTGAGGCATAAGGATCATCATCCAACTGGACCGAGAAAACAAACTTGCCACAATACACAGTACCTGTGTGGAAAAATCATAATTTGAACCCATAGCTTTGAGCTCCAGgttgtttttaaaacagattgtAAACTCTTTAAAGGAAGAGAGATTTAACATTTGAAAGGCTTCTAAGGTGCCAGCCTCTCTGCTCTGTGCTTTTGCAGAACGTGTGGTTCTCATGCAGGGATAGGCACATAACaacagttattaaatatttactgtttaaCTAGGGTAGAAATTGGAGAATGGAAGTTATCCttgaaggaaaagaggcaggagagTTTCtaatctgagattttttttttttttttttttttgcggtacgcggggctctcactgttgtggcctctcccgttgtggagcacaggctccggacgcgcaggctcagcggccatggctcacgggtccagctgctccgcagcatgtgggatcctcccggaccagggcacaaacccgcgtcccctgcatcagcaggcggactcccaaccactgtgccaccagggaagcccaatctgaGAATTATTAACCACAGGCTTTTAACCTTCCTCCCTTCCATCTATCTTCACCAACCCAGAGTAAAGGGGATGGGTAAACAGTTGTGTCCAggatggagggatggaaggagaggAGCTGGCTCAGTAtgtgaggggagggggtgtgtggccGAGAAACTGGAGAAAGGACCACAGATGTCCTCACCTTGTGGTTGTGTGCTCTATAGTTACCCAAACTTGCTCAGGAATGGAGGAGCTAGAGACCAAGGTCAGTGACGTGAAAGCACAATTGGGTTTCCTAGTGCATCGGGTGGCATGCATGCTGGGAGAGCAGCACGGATTCCTTGACTCCCCCTCTCACTGCATTTGTA harbors:
- the TRIM45 gene encoding tripartite motif-containing protein 45, whose protein sequence is MAEKRKPLLGFVSELPSGTTPGNSGKTRCPLCMGLFKAPRLLPCLHTVCTTCLEQLEPFSVVDIRGGDSDTSSEGSVFQELKPRTLQPQIGILCPVCDAQVDLPMGGVKALTIDHLAMNDVMLESLRGEGQGLVCDLCSDREVEKRCQTCKANLCHFCCQTHRQQKKTTYHTMVDLKDLKGYSQIGKPILCPAHPAEELRLFCELCDQPVCRECMVGVHREHPCDLASNVVHKHGDSVRELLKGTQPHVEALEKALAQIKGTNSALQERVEAVAADVRSFSEGYIKAIEEHRDKLLKQLEAIRIQKENSLQLQKAQLEQLLADMRTGVEFTEHLLTSGSDLEILITKGVVLERLTKLNKVAYSARPGVNEKITFSPKEKAGLCRGYEVYGAINTKEVDPAKCVLQGEDLHRAREKQTVSFTVICKDAAGESMGRGGENIQVAVVPKDKKDSPVKTMVHDNKDGTYYVSYTPKEPGIYTVFVCVKEQHVQGSPFAVTVRKRHRSHPGVFHCCTFCSSGGQKTARCACGGTMPGGYLGCGHGHKGHPGRPHWSCCGKFTEKSECAWAGGQSAARSVLRTVAL